A genomic window from Brassica oleracea var. oleracea cultivar TO1000 chromosome C8, BOL, whole genome shotgun sequence includes:
- the LOC106308557 gene encoding uncharacterized protein LOC106308557: protein MAIDTAELLGLKMEPSKDSITSVDSSRVKSAGMITNVKVEIGECIILVDFHAMDIKSGKTSPLLFGRAFMATVGAVCDLKRNKMCLTNVDETVFYDPTEKKKSEELISCIEMFEDAGPTADSNRVPAKPESVSFDIRIAASVDIQSSKSIDNKPSASDDSQSSESIDTKPSASVDTLRLSEQPKTEKSKSEGLSKNRKKKKKRNADADSLSVVPLQCQEGSLEYRVRCRGDSKPFTKVRVLCNSELREKGEVYARAFLNCINKMSKRDT from the coding sequence ATGGCCATAGACACTGCTGAGCTATTAGGGCTGAAGATGGAACCTTCTAAAGATAGTATCACTTCCGTGGATAGCTCCCGAGTAAAGTCAGCAGGCATGATCACGAATGTTAAGGTGGAGATAGGGGAATGCATTATCCTTGTGGACTTTCATGCTATGGATATCAAATCAGGCAAGACATCTCCACTTCTTTTTGGAAGAGCCTTCATGGCTACAGTGGGGGCAGTTTGTGATCTTAAGAGAAATAAGATGTGTCTGACTAATGTTGATGAAACTGTCTTCTATGATCCCACGGAAAAGAAGAAAAGTGAGGAGCTTATTTCATGCATAGAGATGTTTGAAGATGCAGGACCTACAGCTGATTCAAATCGCGTGCCTGCAAAACCAGAATCAGTGTCGTTCGACATTAGAATTGCAGCATCGGTCGACATCCAGTCATCAAAATCGATCGACAATAAACCTTCAGCATCGGACGACTCTCAGTCTTCAGAATCGATCGACACGAAGCCTTCAGCATCGGTCGACACCCTCCGACTTTCAGAACAGCCCAAGACTGAAAAGTCTAAGTCTGAGGGATTGTCCAAGAATAGAAAGAAGAAAAAGAAAAGGAATGCAGATGCGGATTCCCTATCAGTAGTTCCTTTGCAATGTCAAGAGGGTAGTCTTGAGTATAGAGTGCGCTGCAGAGGAGATTCTAAACCTTTTACCAAAGTTAGAGTGCTATGTAATTCAGAGCTGAGAGAGAAAGGAGAAGTTTATGCAAGAGCCTTTCTCAACTGCATCAACAAAATGAGTAAGAGAGACACTTAG